The Panicum hallii strain FIL2 chromosome 9, PHallii_v3.1, whole genome shotgun sequence genome has a window encoding:
- the LOC112873300 gene encoding uncharacterized protein LOC112873300 translates to PELDAPAVPPVPHQPAAEPATGPEQAVVVVVDAEETEEERIRREEAAELMRIGSVKRALRSKSHTTGHSLAGPAAAKSSEWYTLRLLEHVLREVVAEGNLRRSVSVQTGGDGSARRGFLGARAGRSGRLGNSGRWPNMSMLARTCSARLPAWGSVRRGEADAPAKGAKVSGDGKAVEQCDGGACPLGAHVCRRRHFFFWWQIRVGDWVFVWFVTIMEVTNSCDDENLGKMLLLANMF, encoded by the coding sequence CCGGAGCTGGACGCTCCTGCAGTGCCGCCGGTGCCGCACCAGCCGGCGGCAGAACCAGCCACGGGGCCGGAGCAGGCggtggtcgtcgtcgtcgatgCCGAGGAGACGGAGGAGGAGAGGATCAGGAGGGAGGAAGCCGCCGAGCTGATGCGGATCGGCAGCGTCAAACGCGCGCTGCGGAGCAAGTCGCACACAACGGGCCACTCGCTCGccgggcccgccgccgccaagtCCTCGGAGTGGTACACGCTGCGGCTGCTCGAGCACGTGCTCAGGGAGGTTGTCGCGGAGGGCAACCTTCGGCGGTCGGTGAGCGTCCAGACCGGCGGCGACGGGAGCGCACGGCGCGGCTTCCTCGGCGCCCGCGCCGGGAGGAGCGGCCGGCTCGGCAACTCCGGTCGGTGGCCCAACATGTCGATGCTGGCGCGCACCTGCTCCGCGAGGCTGCCGGCGTGGGGCTccgtgcggcgcggcgaggctgACGCGCCGGCCAAGGGCGCGAAGGTCTCCGGCGACGGCAAGGCCGTGGAGCAGTGCGACGGCGGGGCGTGCCCACTTGGCGCGCATGTTTGTCGCCGCCGTCACTTCTTTTTTTGGTGGCAAATCAGAGTGGGTGACTGGGTGTTCGTTTGGTTCGTTACAATCATGGAGGTAACAAATTCTTGTGACGATGAGAATCTAGGGAAAATGTTGCTACTTGCTAACATGTTTTAA
- the LOC112874483 gene encoding protein FAR1-RELATED SEQUENCE 6-like, with protein sequence MSYTGSAPGAELHGNGEVLKSVEVPQDLGGIPAKEVPLHEGKEVILVDDNDSGQEDGGKAKVDENAPRFGLRFKTYDDALKYYKQYAEDSGFAAIILKSSYLKSGVCRRLVLGCSRAGRGRANASYLSRESTKINCPARISLKLRQDRWLHIDDAKLEHNHPLNQSSASLTNCYKKLTDAKNGEPASRLKGRRNVPSEKEQGNFTEIGRLKFGEGDDEYIQKFFGNMQNKNPYFFYLVDLDNQGRLRNLFWSDARSRAANDYFGHDVVYFDTSYLTEKYDLPLVFFTGMNNHGQPVLFGTGLLSDLSADSYAWLFRAFLACMKGRCPKAIITEHYNAILDAVREVLHEVRHRLCLYRIMKDVSENFKEHAEFKTIKNALKKVTYGSLKIPEFEADWKKIIEEHGLGENECLSSLYEHRQLWAPAYLRDKFWAGMSISQCGESISSYYDGFVYPKTSLKQFFSKYEMILENKYKKEWQADEESSHRTPLTVTKFYMEEQLAKAYTINMFRKFQDELKATMYCDGMPIKVDGRLVTFEVKECSYMEDGKDTESRTYEVYFCKEEKVEIECECGFVQFTGVLCRHALSVLKLQEIFEIPSDYVLDRWRRDYKKLYSKANKPNEMPLSGIVERSDYLFSQCSQLLNLGFVSESRYLVALKLLREAERSLLDDGLAARDRQSTLLSFEADAPENGQGLFNPQFSESVKNSQSAHAKRRGRPPKKVAESNAETVTQPNKEQDFLRSSFVTDDTNMIQGPSASHLEGPHMGVQGGIDLMEGIPNLSFSNHFGMDINHQHQVPSHQRMQQSNFMQVQAEPHGFANQWVYHPMLQDNPVLRTPTRRTG encoded by the exons ATGTCCTATACTGGGTCCGCCCCTGGCGCAGAGCTACATGGCAATGGCGAAGTGCTGAAAAGTGTTGAGGTGCCTCAG GATTTGGGAGGGATTCCGGCCAAGGAGGTGCCTCTGCACGAGGGCAAGGAGGTGATACTCGTCGATGATAATGACAGTGGGCAGGAAGATGGTGGGAAGGCTAAGGTGGATGAGAATGCACCACGTTTTGGGCTGAGATTCAAAACTTATGATGATGCGCTCAAGTACTATAAACAATATGCTGAGGATTCTGGGTTTGCGGCGATCATTCTGAAGTCATCCTATCTAAAGTCTGGGGTGTGCCGGAGGTTGGTGCTTGGATGTAGTCGAGCTGGAAGAGGGAGAGCAAATGCGAGCTATCTGTCTAGAGAGTCAACCAAGATCAATTGCCCAGCAAGGATCTCGTTAAAGTTAAGGCAAGATAGGTGGCTTCATATTGATGATGCTAAGCTCGAGCACAATCATCCACTTAACCAGTCCTCCGCGTCACTCACTAATTGTTACAAGAAGCTAACAGATGCCAAGAATGGGGAACCTGCTTCACGTTTGAAGGGTCGCAGGAATGTTCCATCCGAAAAAGAGCAAGGGAACTTTACTGAGATAGGAAGACTTAAGTTCGGGGAAGGAGATGATGAGTATATCCAGAAGTTTTTTGGGAACATGCAGAACAAGAATCCTTACTTCTTCTACTTAGTAGATTTGGATAATCAAGGGCGTTTGAGGAACTTGTTCTGGAGTGATGCTAGGTCACGGGCAGCAAATGATTACTTTGGTCATGATGTTGTTTATTTTGACACCTCATACTTGACAGAAAAATATGATTTGCCACTTGTTTTCTTCACTGGGATGAATAATCATGGGCAACCTGTTCTGTTTGGTACTGGTTTACTTTCAGATCTAAGTGCTGACAGTTATGCTTGGTTATTTAGGGCATTTTTAGCATGCATGAAAGGTCGCTGCCCGAAGGCAATCATCACTGAGCATTACAATGCTATTCTAGATGCTGTTCGAGAAGTTCTCCATGAAGTTAGACATCGCCTTTGCCTGTATCGTATTATGAAAGATGTATCGGAGAATTTTAAAGAACATGCAGAGTTTAAGACAATCAAGAATGCTCTGAAGAAAGTAACATATGGATCTTTGAAGATCCCAGAGTTCGAAGCAGACTGGAAAAAGATTATCGAGGAGCATGGACTTGGAGAAAATGAGTGCCTTAGTTCCTTGTATGAGCACCGCCAACTCTGGGCACCTGCATATCTCAGAGACAAATTCTGGGCAGGGATGTCTATTTCACAGTGTGGGGAGTCTATTTCCTCGTACTATGATGGTTTTGTGTACCCAAAAACTTCTTTGAAGCAATTTTTCAGTAAATATGAGATGATATTAGAGAACAAATACAAGAAAGAGTGGCAAGCAGATGAAGAATCCTCCCATAGGACTCCATTAACAGTAACAAAGTTCTACATGGAAGAGCAGCTGGCCAAAGCCTACACAATAAACATGTTCAGAAAATTTCAGGATGAGTTGAAAGCAACAATGTATTGTGATGGTATGCCAATTAAAGTTGATGGTCGACTTGTCACTTTTGAAGTAAAAGAATGCTCATACATGGAAGATGGAAAGGACACAGAGAGCAGGACCTATGAAGTGTACTTTTGTAAAGAAGAGAAGGTTGAAATTGAGTGTGAATGTGGTTTCGTTCAGTTCACCGGTGTCCTATGTAGGCATGCATTATCTGTGTTGAAGTTGCAGGAGATATTTGAGATCCCATCAGATTATGTTCTGGATCGCTGGAGAAGGGACTATAAGAAATTGTATTCTAAAGCAAACAAACCCAACGAAATGCCCCTTAGTGGCATTGTTGAGCGCTCTGATTATTTGTTCAGTCAATGCAGTCAGTTGCTCAATCTAGGGTTTGTATCTGAGAGTAGGTACCTTGTTGCTCTGAAGTTACTGAGAGAAGCGGAAAGATCTCTCCTGGATGATGGACTAGCTGCCAGAGACAGGCAGTCAACACTTCTTTCATTTGAGGCTGATGCACCAGAAAACGGTCAAGGCCTTTTTAATCCCCAGTTTTCAGAGAGCGTAAAGAATTCTCAGTCAGCTCATGCAAAACGTCGCGGTCGGCCACCGAAGAAAGTGGCAGAGTCTAATGCTGAAACTGTAACACAGCCAAATAAAGAACAG GATTTTCTGCGGTCATCATTTGTCACAGATGATACGAATATGATCCAAGGGCCCTCAGCCTCACATCTTGAAGGTCCTCACATGGGAGTGCAAGGAGGAATTGATTTAATG GAAGGAATACCAAATCTCTCATTTAGTAATCATTTTGGAATGGATATCAATCACCAACATCAAGTACCCAGCCACCAAAGGATGCAGCAGAGCAATTTCATGCAG GTGCAGGCAGAACCCCATGGGTTCGCGAATCAGTGGGTTTACCACCCAATGTTGCAG GATAATCCAGTGCTAAGAACTCCTACGAGAAGAACAGGGTAG
- the LOC112873302 gene encoding actin cytoskeleton-regulatory complex protein PAN1-like — protein sequence MNRDSPSNRSYREDREETSQISATIGREEDESREIHLELKRRKWQRAGAASGIFTPSSTPPVTAPSSASRSVAPSSWPIHAEPPAAPPPSRPFSPFSAPVAAAPHQPPRRRLRAAPAATLLRVLAPVDPAPPLGVPPAPAVCPPRRRRCGGAGRRAAPSSSLSALSLARVQPGRRSPAAHQAGARRPASTGSRPSPSALRVSESEHGFASRGARRATANHSLLRRHRAGLVDADYWRGTPRPRPVLDWYLKRVDEVVPEARDICAPGCLADLRASYPSRNWRCYQR from the exons ATGAACAGAGATTCGCCCAGCAATCGCAGCTACAGAGAGGATAGGGAGGAAACAAGTCAGATCTCGGCAACCATAGGGAGAGAAGAGGATGAGAGCAGAGAGATTCACctggagctcaagcggcggaaatggcagcgcgcgggggcggcgtcGGGG ATCTTCACGCCGAGCTCGACGCCACCGGTCACGGCGCCGAGCTCGGCGTCAAGATCTGTGGCGCCGAGCTCTTGGCCTATACACGCcgagccgccggccgcgccaccCCCGTCTCGCCCGTTCTCTCCGTTTTCTGCtccggtcgccgccgcgccacaCCAGCCGCCACGTCGCCGCCTGCGCGCAGCACCTGCGGCGACCCTCCTCCGCGTGCTCGCTCCGGTCGaccccgcgcctccgctcggCGTGCCTCCTGCTCCCGCGGTctgccccccgcgccgccgtcgctgcgGCGGAGCAGGCCGGCGCGCCGCAccgtcctcctctctctccgcGCTCTCTCTCGCTCGCGTGCAgcccggccgccgctcgccggccgcgcaccaggccggcgctcgccgccccgcctccaCCGGTTCAAGGCCGTCGCCTTCCGCGCTGCGAGTGAGCGAGTCCGAGCACGGCTTCGCTTCGAGAGGCGCACGCCGCGCCACGGCGAATCACTCCCTACTCCGCAGGCATCGCGCGGGGCTCGTCGACGCCGACTACTGGCGGGGaacgccccgcccgcgccccgtcCTCGACTG GTACCTGAAGAGAGTGGATGAAGTGGTGCCTGAAGCGAGGGATATATGTGCTCCAG GATGCTTAGCTGACTTACGAGCTAGCTACCCGTCCAGAAACTGGAGGTGTTATCAACGTTGA